A section of the Eriocheir sinensis breed Jianghai 21 chromosome 40, ASM2467909v1, whole genome shotgun sequence genome encodes:
- the LOC127009298 gene encoding uncharacterized protein LOC127009298, whose amino-acid sequence MRSLIAVFLSLVLLGAVAARSYEEQPVPNPESDEGEGSHPLVQDDMLEEASPNFEADETDDSDPMMKDDMEEDDLDSEDDETDDEMVEEEEEEEESEDDYYGEYASDEEDSTIIPENIERVASNSGTGESLPEAQQQNATYPENMDFVEETSSESWEGAGEATNSTIQGEREGAITGAEDEPSTVEDGNTMIDEEEDARIKKGKGCKTLSRCTKLDGKCRKKKTGCKKNEKVQANTKNVFCGHKSCECCVKETKKAKCHAKEKCWKQKGTCQSKHKPCHGKLKTGKNFCTGKDCGCCVPAKTEPACKTKYGCKYHKGVCINFAKTPCATTLLVGEQYCKGDYCGCCAPDKPTSRS is encoded by the exons ATGAGGTCGCTCATCGCCGTGTTCCTCTCCCTGGTTTTATTGGGGGCGGTGGCAGCACGAAGTTACGAAGAGCAGCCTGTCCCCAACCCTGAGAGCGATGAAGGAGAAGGCTCCCACCCGCTAGTGCAAGATGACATGCTGGAAGAAGCTTCCCCCAATTTTGAAGCCGATGAAACAGACGATTCCGACCCCATGATGAAAGACGACATGGAAGAAGATGACCTCGACTCAGAGGACGACGAAACAGACGACGAAAtggtcgaagaagaagaagaagaagaagaatcggaAGATGATTACTATGGCGAGTATGCGTCTGATGAGGAGGACTCCACGATTATACCTGAAAACATTGAAAGAGTCGCATCCAACTCAGGCACGGGAGAATCCCTGCCGGAGGCTCAACAGCAGAACGCCACCTACCCGGAAAACATGGACTTTGTTGAAGAGACCTCAAGTGAGTCCTGGGAAGGTGCAGGAGAGGCAACCAACAGCACAATTCAGGGCGAGAGGGAAGGCGCGATAACGGGAGCGGAGGATGAGCCGTCGACGGTTGAGGATGGCAACACTATGATTGATg AGGAAGAGGATGCCAGGatcaagaaaggaaaag GCTGCAAAACTCTCTCGCGCTGCACAAAGCTCGACGGGAAgtgcaggaagaagaagacgggatgcaagaagaacgagaaggttCAGGCGAATACGAAGAATGTGTTCTGTGGCCACAAGTCGTGCGAGTGCTGCGTGAAGG AGACCAAGAAAGCTAAGTGCCATGCCAAAGAGAAGTGCTGGAAGCAGAAGGGTACATGCCAGAGCAAGCACAAGCCATGCCACGGGAAATTAAAAACTGGCAAAAATTTCTGCACTGGGAAGGACTGCGGCTGCTGCGTCC ccGCGAAGACGGAGCCAGCTTGTAAAACTAAATACGGCTGCAAGTATCACAAGGGCGTCTGCATCAACTTTGCCAAGACACCGTGTGCCACCACCCTCCTGGTGGGGGAGCAGTACTGCAAGGGCGACTACTGTGGCTGCTGCGCTCCTGACAAGCCTACCAGTAGGTCGTAG